The proteins below are encoded in one region of Epinephelus lanceolatus isolate andai-2023 chromosome 7, ASM4190304v1, whole genome shotgun sequence:
- the septin6 gene encoding septin-6 isoform X2, producing MASTEIARQAGEGARAVPLAGHVGFDSMPDQLVNKSVNHGFCFNILCVGETGLGKSTLMDTLFNTKFEGEPTQHNQPGVTLKSNTYELQESNVRLKLTVVNTVGFGDQINKEDSYKSIVEFIDAQFEAYLQEELKIKRTLHSYHDTRIHACLYFIAPTGHSLKSLDLVTMKKLDSKVNIIPIVAKSDAISKSELAKFKIKITSELVSNGVQIYQFPTDDESVAEINSTMNSHLPFAVVGSTEEVKIGNKMVKARQYPWGTVQVENENHCDFVKLREMLIRVNMEDLREQTHTRHYELYRRCKLEEMGFKDTDPDSKPFSLQETYEAKRNEFMGELQKKEEEMRQMFVQRVKEKEAELKEAEKELHEKFDRLKKLHQDEKKKLEEKKKSLDDELNMFKQKKTAAELLQNQAQQAGGSTTLKRDKERKNFF from the exons ATGGCGTCAACCGAGATAGCAAGGCAAGCG ggTGAAGGTGCTCGTGCTGTCCCTCTGGCAGGCCATGTCGGCTTTGACAGTATGCCTGACCAGCTGGTCAACAAGTCTGTCAACCACGGATTCTGCTTTAACATCCTCTGTGTTG GCGAGACGGGTCTGGGGAAGTCCACCCTCATGGACACGTTGTTCAACACCAAGTTTGAAGGCGAGCCCACTCAGCACAACCAGCCAGGAGTCACGCTCAAGTCCAACACCTACGAGCTCCAGGAGAGTAACGTGCGCCTCAAACTCACTGTCGTCAACACCGTGGGCTTTGGAGACCAGATCAATAAAGAGGACAG CTACAAGTCAATCGTGGAGTTCATTGATGCCCAGTTTGAAGCATATCTACAAGAGGAGCTGAAAATCAAGCGCACGCTACACAGCTACCACGACACCCGCATCCACGCATGCCTTTACTTTATAGCTCCAACAGGACACTCGCTCAAATCCCTGGACTTGGTGACCATGAAGAAACTCGATAGCAAG GTCAACATTATCCCAATCGTTGCCAAGTCGGATGCCATCTCCAAGAGTGAGCTGGCCAAGTTCAAAATCAAAATCACCAGTGAGCTGGTCAGCAACGGAGTCCAGATCTACCAGTTCCCCACTGATGACGAGTCGGTGGCAGAGATAAACTCCACCATGAAC AGCCATTTGCCATTTGCCGTGGTGGGGAGCACAGAGGAAGTAAAGATTGGGAACAAGATGGTGAAGGCCCGGCAGTACCCCTGGGGAACAGTTCAGG TGGAGAATGAGAATCACTGCGATTTCGTCAAACTGCGTGAAATGCTCATCAGAGTTAACATGGAGGACCTGCGAGAGCAGACTCACACGCGTCATTATGAGCTCTACCGCCGATGCAAACTCGAGGAGATGGGCTTTAAAGACACAGACCCTGACAGCAAGCCCTTCAG TCTGCAGGAGACGTACGAAGCAAAGAGGAACGAGTTCATGGGTGAGCTGcagaagaaagaagaggaaatgaGGCAAATGTTCGTCCAAAGAGTCAAAGAGAAGGAGGCCGAGCTCAAAGAAGCAGAGAAAGAG CTGCACGAGAAGTTCGACCGTCTGAAGAAGCTCCACCAGGATGAGAAAAAGAAactggaggagaagaagaagtccCTGGATGATGAGCTCAACATGTTCAAACAGAAAAAGACTGCTGCAGAGCTCTTGCAGAACCAAGCCCAGCAGGCAGGGGGCTCCACCACACTCAAGAGggacaaagagaggaaaaa CTTCTTTTAA
- the septin6 gene encoding septin-6 isoform X1, with the protein MASTEIARQAGEGARAVPLAGHVGFDSMPDQLVNKSVNHGFCFNILCVGETGLGKSTLMDTLFNTKFEGEPTQHNQPGVTLKSNTYELQESNVRLKLTVVNTVGFGDQINKEDSYKSIVEFIDAQFEAYLQEELKIKRTLHSYHDTRIHACLYFIAPTGHSLKSLDLVTMKKLDSKVNIIPIVAKSDAISKSELAKFKIKITSELVSNGVQIYQFPTDDESVAEINSTMNSHLPFAVVGSTEEVKIGNKMVKARQYPWGTVQVENENHCDFVKLREMLIRVNMEDLREQTHTRHYELYRRCKLEEMGFKDTDPDSKPFSLQETYEAKRNEFMGELQKKEEEMRQMFVQRVKEKEAELKEAEKELHEKFDRLKKLHQDEKKKLEEKKKSLDDELNMFKQKKTAAELLQNQAQQAGGSTTLKRDKERKNNPWLCTE; encoded by the exons ATGGCGTCAACCGAGATAGCAAGGCAAGCG ggTGAAGGTGCTCGTGCTGTCCCTCTGGCAGGCCATGTCGGCTTTGACAGTATGCCTGACCAGCTGGTCAACAAGTCTGTCAACCACGGATTCTGCTTTAACATCCTCTGTGTTG GCGAGACGGGTCTGGGGAAGTCCACCCTCATGGACACGTTGTTCAACACCAAGTTTGAAGGCGAGCCCACTCAGCACAACCAGCCAGGAGTCACGCTCAAGTCCAACACCTACGAGCTCCAGGAGAGTAACGTGCGCCTCAAACTCACTGTCGTCAACACCGTGGGCTTTGGAGACCAGATCAATAAAGAGGACAG CTACAAGTCAATCGTGGAGTTCATTGATGCCCAGTTTGAAGCATATCTACAAGAGGAGCTGAAAATCAAGCGCACGCTACACAGCTACCACGACACCCGCATCCACGCATGCCTTTACTTTATAGCTCCAACAGGACACTCGCTCAAATCCCTGGACTTGGTGACCATGAAGAAACTCGATAGCAAG GTCAACATTATCCCAATCGTTGCCAAGTCGGATGCCATCTCCAAGAGTGAGCTGGCCAAGTTCAAAATCAAAATCACCAGTGAGCTGGTCAGCAACGGAGTCCAGATCTACCAGTTCCCCACTGATGACGAGTCGGTGGCAGAGATAAACTCCACCATGAAC AGCCATTTGCCATTTGCCGTGGTGGGGAGCACAGAGGAAGTAAAGATTGGGAACAAGATGGTGAAGGCCCGGCAGTACCCCTGGGGAACAGTTCAGG TGGAGAATGAGAATCACTGCGATTTCGTCAAACTGCGTGAAATGCTCATCAGAGTTAACATGGAGGACCTGCGAGAGCAGACTCACACGCGTCATTATGAGCTCTACCGCCGATGCAAACTCGAGGAGATGGGCTTTAAAGACACAGACCCTGACAGCAAGCCCTTCAG TCTGCAGGAGACGTACGAAGCAAAGAGGAACGAGTTCATGGGTGAGCTGcagaagaaagaagaggaaatgaGGCAAATGTTCGTCCAAAGAGTCAAAGAGAAGGAGGCCGAGCTCAAAGAAGCAGAGAAAGAG CTGCACGAGAAGTTCGACCGTCTGAAGAAGCTCCACCAGGATGAGAAAAAGAAactggaggagaagaagaagtccCTGGATGATGAGCTCAACATGTTCAAACAGAAAAAGACTGCTGCAGAGCTCTTGCAGAACCAAGCCCAGCAGGCAGGGGGCTCCACCACACTCAAGAGggacaaagagaggaaaaa TAATCCCTGGCTCTGCACTGAGTAG
- the septin6 gene encoding septin-6 isoform X5 yields the protein MASTEIARQAGEGARAVPLAGHVGFDSMPDQLVNKSVNHGFCFNILCVGETGLGKSTLMDTLFNTKFEGEPTQHNQPGVTLKSNTYELQESNVRLKLTVVNTVGFGDQINKEDSYKSIVEFIDAQFEAYLQEELKIKRTLHSYHDTRIHACLYFIAPTGHSLKSLDLVTMKKLDSKVNIIPIVAKSDAISKSELAKFKIKITSELVSNGVQIYQFPTDDESVAEINSTMNSHLPFAVVGSTEEVKIGNKMVKARQYPWGTVQVENENHCDFVKLREMLIRVNMEDLREQTHTRHYELYRRCKLEEMGFKDTDPDSKPFSLQETYEAKRNEFMGELQKKEEEMRQMFVQRVKEKEAELKEAEKELHEKFDRLKKLHQDEKKKLEEKKKSLDDELNMFKQKKTAAELLQNQAQQAGGSTTLKRDKERKN from the exons ATGGCGTCAACCGAGATAGCAAGGCAAGCG ggTGAAGGTGCTCGTGCTGTCCCTCTGGCAGGCCATGTCGGCTTTGACAGTATGCCTGACCAGCTGGTCAACAAGTCTGTCAACCACGGATTCTGCTTTAACATCCTCTGTGTTG GCGAGACGGGTCTGGGGAAGTCCACCCTCATGGACACGTTGTTCAACACCAAGTTTGAAGGCGAGCCCACTCAGCACAACCAGCCAGGAGTCACGCTCAAGTCCAACACCTACGAGCTCCAGGAGAGTAACGTGCGCCTCAAACTCACTGTCGTCAACACCGTGGGCTTTGGAGACCAGATCAATAAAGAGGACAG CTACAAGTCAATCGTGGAGTTCATTGATGCCCAGTTTGAAGCATATCTACAAGAGGAGCTGAAAATCAAGCGCACGCTACACAGCTACCACGACACCCGCATCCACGCATGCCTTTACTTTATAGCTCCAACAGGACACTCGCTCAAATCCCTGGACTTGGTGACCATGAAGAAACTCGATAGCAAG GTCAACATTATCCCAATCGTTGCCAAGTCGGATGCCATCTCCAAGAGTGAGCTGGCCAAGTTCAAAATCAAAATCACCAGTGAGCTGGTCAGCAACGGAGTCCAGATCTACCAGTTCCCCACTGATGACGAGTCGGTGGCAGAGATAAACTCCACCATGAAC AGCCATTTGCCATTTGCCGTGGTGGGGAGCACAGAGGAAGTAAAGATTGGGAACAAGATGGTGAAGGCCCGGCAGTACCCCTGGGGAACAGTTCAGG TGGAGAATGAGAATCACTGCGATTTCGTCAAACTGCGTGAAATGCTCATCAGAGTTAACATGGAGGACCTGCGAGAGCAGACTCACACGCGTCATTATGAGCTCTACCGCCGATGCAAACTCGAGGAGATGGGCTTTAAAGACACAGACCCTGACAGCAAGCCCTTCAG TCTGCAGGAGACGTACGAAGCAAAGAGGAACGAGTTCATGGGTGAGCTGcagaagaaagaagaggaaatgaGGCAAATGTTCGTCCAAAGAGTCAAAGAGAAGGAGGCCGAGCTCAAAGAAGCAGAGAAAGAG CTGCACGAGAAGTTCGACCGTCTGAAGAAGCTCCACCAGGATGAGAAAAAGAAactggaggagaagaagaagtccCTGGATGATGAGCTCAACATGTTCAAACAGAAAAAGACTGCTGCAGAGCTCTTGCAGAACCAAGCCCAGCAGGCAGGGGGCTCCACCACACTCAAGAGggacaaagagaggaaaaa CTGA
- the septin6 gene encoding septin-6 isoform X4, whose protein sequence is MASTEIARQAGEGARAVPLAGHVGFDSMPDQLVNKSVNHGFCFNILCVGETGLGKSTLMDTLFNTKFEGEPTQHNQPGVTLKSNTYELQESNVRLKLTVVNTVGFGDQINKEDSYKSIVEFIDAQFEAYLQEELKIKRTLHSYHDTRIHACLYFIAPTGHSLKSLDLVTMKKLDSKVNIIPIVAKSDAISKSELAKFKIKITSELVSNGVQIYQFPTDDESVAEINSTMNSHLPFAVVGSTEEVKIGNKMVKARQYPWGTVQVENENHCDFVKLREMLIRVNMEDLREQTHTRHYELYRRCKLEEMGFKDTDPDSKPFSLQETYEAKRNEFMGELQKKEEEMRQMFVQRVKEKEAELKEAEKELHEKFDRLKKLHQDEKKKLEEKKKSLDDELNMFKQKKTAAELLQNQAQQAGGSTTLKRDKERKN, encoded by the exons ATGGCGTCAACCGAGATAGCAAGGCAAGCG ggTGAAGGTGCTCGTGCTGTCCCTCTGGCAGGCCATGTCGGCTTTGACAGTATGCCTGACCAGCTGGTCAACAAGTCTGTCAACCACGGATTCTGCTTTAACATCCTCTGTGTTG GCGAGACGGGTCTGGGGAAGTCCACCCTCATGGACACGTTGTTCAACACCAAGTTTGAAGGCGAGCCCACTCAGCACAACCAGCCAGGAGTCACGCTCAAGTCCAACACCTACGAGCTCCAGGAGAGTAACGTGCGCCTCAAACTCACTGTCGTCAACACCGTGGGCTTTGGAGACCAGATCAATAAAGAGGACAG CTACAAGTCAATCGTGGAGTTCATTGATGCCCAGTTTGAAGCATATCTACAAGAGGAGCTGAAAATCAAGCGCACGCTACACAGCTACCACGACACCCGCATCCACGCATGCCTTTACTTTATAGCTCCAACAGGACACTCGCTCAAATCCCTGGACTTGGTGACCATGAAGAAACTCGATAGCAAG GTCAACATTATCCCAATCGTTGCCAAGTCGGATGCCATCTCCAAGAGTGAGCTGGCCAAGTTCAAAATCAAAATCACCAGTGAGCTGGTCAGCAACGGAGTCCAGATCTACCAGTTCCCCACTGATGACGAGTCGGTGGCAGAGATAAACTCCACCATGAAC AGCCATTTGCCATTTGCCGTGGTGGGGAGCACAGAGGAAGTAAAGATTGGGAACAAGATGGTGAAGGCCCGGCAGTACCCCTGGGGAACAGTTCAGG TGGAGAATGAGAATCACTGCGATTTCGTCAAACTGCGTGAAATGCTCATCAGAGTTAACATGGAGGACCTGCGAGAGCAGACTCACACGCGTCATTATGAGCTCTACCGCCGATGCAAACTCGAGGAGATGGGCTTTAAAGACACAGACCCTGACAGCAAGCCCTTCAG TCTGCAGGAGACGTACGAAGCAAAGAGGAACGAGTTCATGGGTGAGCTGcagaagaaagaagaggaaatgaGGCAAATGTTCGTCCAAAGAGTCAAAGAGAAGGAGGCCGAGCTCAAAGAAGCAGAGAAAGAG CTGCACGAGAAGTTCGACCGTCTGAAGAAGCTCCACCAGGATGAGAAAAAGAAactggaggagaagaagaagtccCTGGATGATGAGCTCAACATGTTCAAACAGAAAAAGACTGCTGCAGAGCTCTTGCAGAACCAAGCCCAGCAGGCAGGGGGCTCCACCACACTCAAGAGggacaaagagaggaaaaa TTAA
- the septin6 gene encoding septin-6 isoform X3 yields the protein MLESLGEGARAVPLAGHVGFDSMPDQLVNKSVNHGFCFNILCVGETGLGKSTLMDTLFNTKFEGEPTQHNQPGVTLKSNTYELQESNVRLKLTVVNTVGFGDQINKEDSYKSIVEFIDAQFEAYLQEELKIKRTLHSYHDTRIHACLYFIAPTGHSLKSLDLVTMKKLDSKVNIIPIVAKSDAISKSELAKFKIKITSELVSNGVQIYQFPTDDESVAEINSTMNSHLPFAVVGSTEEVKIGNKMVKARQYPWGTVQVENENHCDFVKLREMLIRVNMEDLREQTHTRHYELYRRCKLEEMGFKDTDPDSKPFSLQETYEAKRNEFMGELQKKEEEMRQMFVQRVKEKEAELKEAEKELHEKFDRLKKLHQDEKKKLEEKKKSLDDELNMFKQKKTAAELLQNQAQQAGGSTTLKRDKERKNNPWLCTE from the exons ATGCTGGAAAGTTTG ggTGAAGGTGCTCGTGCTGTCCCTCTGGCAGGCCATGTCGGCTTTGACAGTATGCCTGACCAGCTGGTCAACAAGTCTGTCAACCACGGATTCTGCTTTAACATCCTCTGTGTTG GCGAGACGGGTCTGGGGAAGTCCACCCTCATGGACACGTTGTTCAACACCAAGTTTGAAGGCGAGCCCACTCAGCACAACCAGCCAGGAGTCACGCTCAAGTCCAACACCTACGAGCTCCAGGAGAGTAACGTGCGCCTCAAACTCACTGTCGTCAACACCGTGGGCTTTGGAGACCAGATCAATAAAGAGGACAG CTACAAGTCAATCGTGGAGTTCATTGATGCCCAGTTTGAAGCATATCTACAAGAGGAGCTGAAAATCAAGCGCACGCTACACAGCTACCACGACACCCGCATCCACGCATGCCTTTACTTTATAGCTCCAACAGGACACTCGCTCAAATCCCTGGACTTGGTGACCATGAAGAAACTCGATAGCAAG GTCAACATTATCCCAATCGTTGCCAAGTCGGATGCCATCTCCAAGAGTGAGCTGGCCAAGTTCAAAATCAAAATCACCAGTGAGCTGGTCAGCAACGGAGTCCAGATCTACCAGTTCCCCACTGATGACGAGTCGGTGGCAGAGATAAACTCCACCATGAAC AGCCATTTGCCATTTGCCGTGGTGGGGAGCACAGAGGAAGTAAAGATTGGGAACAAGATGGTGAAGGCCCGGCAGTACCCCTGGGGAACAGTTCAGG TGGAGAATGAGAATCACTGCGATTTCGTCAAACTGCGTGAAATGCTCATCAGAGTTAACATGGAGGACCTGCGAGAGCAGACTCACACGCGTCATTATGAGCTCTACCGCCGATGCAAACTCGAGGAGATGGGCTTTAAAGACACAGACCCTGACAGCAAGCCCTTCAG TCTGCAGGAGACGTACGAAGCAAAGAGGAACGAGTTCATGGGTGAGCTGcagaagaaagaagaggaaatgaGGCAAATGTTCGTCCAAAGAGTCAAAGAGAAGGAGGCCGAGCTCAAAGAAGCAGAGAAAGAG CTGCACGAGAAGTTCGACCGTCTGAAGAAGCTCCACCAGGATGAGAAAAAGAAactggaggagaagaagaagtccCTGGATGATGAGCTCAACATGTTCAAACAGAAAAAGACTGCTGCAGAGCTCTTGCAGAACCAAGCCCAGCAGGCAGGGGGCTCCACCACACTCAAGAGggacaaagagaggaaaaa TAATCCCTGGCTCTGCACTGAGTAG